From Drosophila virilis strain 15010-1051.87 chromosome X, Dvir_AGI_RSII-ME, whole genome shotgun sequence, the proteins below share one genomic window:
- the LOC6634477 gene encoding lysosomal aspartic protease, whose protein sequence is MLKTITVLAVVLALASAELHRVPVLKQENFVKTRANVRAEVSHLRAKYRLPTARSVNEEDLSNSMNMAYYGAITIGTPPQSFKVLFDSGSSNLWVPSKTCSSYACEVHNQYDSSASSTYQANGESFSIQYGTGSLSGILATDIVNVNGLSVESQTFAEATNEPGTNFNDANFDGILGMGYQSIAQDNVVPPFYNMVSQGLVDQSVFSFYLARDGTSSQGGELIFGGSDSSLYSGDLTYVPISEQGYWQFTMAGASIDGQSLCDNCQAIADTGTSLIVAPANAYMQLNDILNVDDQGLVDCSSVSSMPVITFNIGGTNFDLEPAQYIIQSDGECQSSFEYMGTDFWILGDVFIGQYYTEFDLGNNRIGFAPVA, encoded by the coding sequence atgttaaaaacaatcacagtACTCGCTGTGGTCCTGGCCCTGGCCAGCGCCGAGCTGCACCGTGTGCCCGTCCTGAAGCAGGAGAACTTTGTGAAGACTCGCGCCAATGTCAGGGCCGAGGTTTCCCATTTGCGTGCCAAGTATCGCCTGCCGACCGCACGTAGCGTCAACGAGGAGGATCTGTCCAATTCAATGAACATGGCCTACTATGGCGCCATCACGATTGGCACGCCCCCGCAGAGCTTTAAGGTGCTGTTCGATTCGGGCTCCTCGAACCTGTGGGTGCCCTCCAAGACCTGCTCCAGCTATGCCTGCGAGGTGCACAATCAGTATGACTCCAGCGCCTCCTCCACCTATCAAGCCAATGGCGAGAGCTTCTCCATTCAGTACGGCACCGGCAGCCTGTCCGGGATCCTTGCCACGGATattgtgaatgtgaatggCTTGTCTGTTGAAAGTCAGACCTTTGCCGAGGCCACCAATGAGCCGGGCACCAATTTCAACGATGCCAACTTCGACGGTATCCTCGGCATGGGCTACCAGTCAATTGCCCAGGACAATGTTGTGCCACCTTTCTACAACATGGTCTCCCAGGGTCTGGTCGATCAGTCTGTGTTCTCCTTCTATTTGGCTCGCGACGGCACCTCCAGCCAGGGCGGTGAATTGATCTTTGGTGGCTCCGACTCGTCTCTGTACAGCGGCGACCTCACCTATGTGCCCATCTCCGAGCAGGGCTACTGGCAGTTCACCATGGCTGGCGCCAGCATTGACGGCCAGAGCTTGTGCGACAATTGTCAGGCTATTGCCGATACTGGCACCTCTCTAATTGTGGCACCTGCCAATGCCTACATGCAGCTCAACGATATTCTCAATGTTGATGATCAGGGTCTGGTCGACTGCTCCAGCGTCAGCTCAATGCCTGTGATCACGTTCAACATTGGTGGCACCAACTTTGATCTGGAGCCCGCTCAATACATCATCCAGTCCGATGGCGAGTGCCAGTCCAGCTTCGAGTATATGGGCACCGATTTCTGGATCTTAGGCGATGTCTTCATTGGACAGTACTACACCGAGTTCGATTTGGGCAACAATCGCATTGGCTTTGCGCCCGTGGCCTAA
- the LOC6634476 gene encoding lysosomal aspartic protease, with amino-acid sequence MLKAITVLAVVLALASAELHRVPIYKHENFVKTRENVKAEVSYLRGKYNLPSARSENEEELSNSINMAYYGAITIGTPPQSFKVLFDSGSSNLWVPSSTCWFFDVACMNHNQYDHDKSSTYTSNGESFSIQYGSGSLSGFLSTDTVDVNGLVIKSQTFAEATSEPGTSFNNAKFDGILGMAYQSLAVDNVVPPFYNMVSQGLVDQSVFSFYLARDGTSSQGGELIFGGSDSSLYSGDLTYVPISEQGYWQFTMAGASIDGQSLCDNCQAIADTGTSLLVVSEAAYDILNNVLNVDENGLVDCSTVDKLPVLNLNIGGGKFTLEPAQYIIQSDGQCQSSFEYMGTDFWILGDVFIGKYYTEFDLGNNRIGFAPVA; translated from the coding sequence ATGTTAAAAGCAATCACAGTACTCGCTGTAGTCCTGGCCCTGGCCAGCGCCGAGCTACACCGTGTGCCGATCTACAAGCACGAGAACTTTGTCAAGACCCGTGAGAATGTCAAGGCCGAGGTGTCCTATCTGCGCGGCAAGTACAATCTGCCAAGCGCACGTAGCGAAAACGAGGAGGAGCTGTCCAACTCGATCAACATGGCCTACTATGGCGCCATCACGATTGGCACGCCCCCGCAGAGCTTTAAGGTGCTGTTCGATTCGGGCTCCTCGAACCTGTGGGTGCCGTCGAGCACATGCTGGTTCTTTGATGTGGCCTGCATGAACCACAACCAGTACGACCATGACAAATCCTCGACGTACACATCGAACGGCGAGAGCTTCTCGATTCAGTACGGTTCCGGCAGCCTGTCTGGGTTCCTTTCCACCGACACCGTCGATGTCAATGGGCTGGTGATCAAGAGCCAGACCTTTGCCGAGGCCACCTCTGAGCCGGGCACCAGCTTCAACAATGCCAAGTTCGATGGCATCCTGGGCATGGCCTATCAATCCCTTGCCGTGGACAACGTTGTCCCACCCTTCTACAACATGGTCTCTCAGGGTCTGGTCGATCAGTCTGTGTTCTCCTTCTATTTGGCACGCGACGGCACCTCCAGCCAGGGCGGTGAACTGATCTTTGGTGGCTCCGACTCGTCTCTGTACAGCGGCGACCTCACCTATGTGCCCATCTCCGAGCAGGGCTACTGGCAGTTCACCATGGCTGGCGCCAGCATTGACGGCCAGAGCTTGTGCGACAATTGTCAGGCTATTGCCGATACTGGCACCTCCCTACTGGTTGTGTCCGAAGCTGCCTACGACATCCTGAACAACGTGCTCAACGTTGACGAGAATGGTCTGGTGGACTGCTCCACTGTTGATAAGTTGCCGGTGCTCAATCTGAATATTGGTGGCGGCAAGTTCACCCTGGAGCCCGCTCAATACATCATCCAGTCCGATGGCCAGTGCCAGTCCAGCTTCGAGTATATGGGCACCGATTTTTGGATCTTGGGCGATGTCTTCATTGGAAAGTACTACACCGAGTTCGATTTGGGCAACAATCGCATTGGCTTTGCGCCCGTGGCCTAA